In one window of Miscanthus floridulus cultivar M001 chromosome 12, ASM1932011v1, whole genome shotgun sequence DNA:
- the LOC136495172 gene encoding uncharacterized protein produces the protein MAATMGAVRVLCGAEKERVVGTHKAPGACPRCGGAVVAVDVESERRILGLPLCLKSKRKYSCTKCLRRLVTLYS, from the coding sequence ATGGCGGCGACGATGGGCGCGGTGCGGGTGCTGTGCGGCGCGGAGAAGGAGCGGGTGGTGGGCACGCACAAGGCGCCCGGGGCGTGCCCGCGCTGCGGCGGGGCCGTGGTGGCCGTCGACGTGGAGAGCGAGCGGCGCATCCTCGGCCTGCCGCTGTGCCTCAAGAGCAAGCGCAAGTACTCCTGCACCAAGTGCCTCCGCCGCCTCGTCACCCTCTACAGCTAA